In the Cololabis saira isolate AMF1-May2022 chromosome 7, fColSai1.1, whole genome shotgun sequence genome, one interval contains:
- the slc44a1b gene encoding choline transporter-like protein 1 isoform X3 yields MDPKRLSSGSQQQVRLRIKRTKREWRPLEDRSCTDLPWFLLFTVFCVGMGCICGFTVATGGAARLILGYDSYGNTCSRRNEQIEGVRLSGLDHTDRKFVFFLDPCNIDLVQRKIRSAALCVSQCPPQELKTYQDLKTFAMVNGSELCSYELAGHKYPGHPDRFTRCPKLPVPPSKPLPLFRRCTPVDVSCYARFAEAVVTFVGDASVLHRLIAGVVASKEIIAGLCVLALVLSMILMVIIRYISAVLVWILTCLVVLGSLAGTGVLWWLYIDHRLHGNATAASSPAPREAKDQPEIGDGGQALLVYAVAASVFTVILLLLMLFMRKRVALTVALFHVAGKVFLHLPLLALQPFITFLALLLFWLYWTLVLLFLGTTGNPEQNEETGLIEFRLTGPLQYLPWYHFLGLVWISEFILACQQMTVAGAVVTYYFTRDKNRLPVTPILSSVLRLVRYHLGTVAKGSFIITLVKVPRLVLMYLHNQLKGRENVCARCLLKSCICCLWCLEKCLNYLNQNAYAATAINSTSFCTSARDAFVILVENALRVATINAIGDFVLFLGKVLIMTMTAFAGVLLLNSQRDYAEWLLPLAIVSLFSFLVAHCFLSVFEIVVDVLFLCFAVDTKYNDGSPGREFFMDKALMEFVESSRRLERAAERGRSRVKEAEMKPMKYFRRRRRV; encoded by the exons GGCTGCATCTGCGGCTTCACCGTGGCCACCGGAGGAGCCGCCCGGCTGATTCTGGGCTACGACAGCTACGGAAACACCTGCAGTCGACGCAACGAGCAGATCGAGGGAGTTCGGCTGAGCGGCCTGGACCACACCGACAGGAA GTTCGTGTTCTTCCTGGATCCCTGCAACATCGATCTGGTCCAGAGGAAGATCAGGTCTGCAGCTCTGTGCGTCTCCCAGTGCCCCCCCCAGGAACTGAAGACCTACCAGGACCTGAAGACGTTCGCCATGGTCAACG GGTCGGAGCTCTGCTCCTACGAGTTGGCGGGTCACAAGTATCCGGGTCATCCGGACCGGTTCACCAGGTGTCCCAAACTACCGGTTCCCCCGAG CAAGCCGCTGCCTCTCTTCCGCCGCTGTACCCCGGTGGACGTGTCCTGCTATGCCCGCTTCGCTGAGGCCGTCGTCACCTTCGTGGGCGACGCCAGCGTCCTGCACCGGCTTATCGCCGGCGTCGTGGCCAGCAAGGAGATCATCGCCGGGCTCTGCGTGCTGGCTCTGG TCCTGTCCATGATCCTCATGGTGATCATCCGCTACATCTCCGCCGTGCTGGTCTGGATCCTGACCTGCCTGGTGGTGCTGGGATCCCTGG CGGGTACCGGCGTGCTCTGGTGGCTCTACATCGACCACCGTCTCCATGGAAACGCCACGGCCGCGTCGTCGCCGGCGCCGCGGGAGGCCAAGGATCAGCCGGAGATCGGGGATGGCGGCCAGGCGCTGCTGGTTTACGCCGTAGCGGCCTCCGTGTTCACC gtgatcctgctgctgctgatgctgttcATGAGGAAGCGCGTGGCTCTAACGGTGGCGTTGTTCCACGTAGCGGGGAAGGTTTTCCTGCACCTGCCGCTGCTGGCGCTGCAGCCGTTCATCACCTTCCTGGCCCTGCTGCTGTTCTGGCTGTACTGGACCCTGGTGCTGCTGTTCCTGGGGACCACCG GGAACCCGGAGCAGAACGAGGAGACGGGTCTGATCGAGTTCCGGCTGACGGGCCCGCTGCAGTACCTGCCCTGGTACCACTTCCTGGGCCTGGTCTGGATCAGCGAGTTCATCCTGGCCTGCCAGCAGATGACGGTGGCTGGCGCCGTCGTCACCTACTACTTCACCAGGGACAAGAACCGCCtgccggtgacgccgatcctgTCGTCGGTGCTGCGGCTGGTCCGGTACCACCTGGGAACCGTCGCTAAGGGCTCCTTCATCATCACGCTGGTCAAGGTCCCGCGGCTAGTGCTAATGTACCTGCACAACCAGCTCAAAGGACGG GAGAACGTCTGTGCTCGTTGTCTGCTCAAGTCCTGCATCTGCTGCCTGTGGTGTCTGGAGAAATGCCTCAACTATCTCAATCAG AACGCGTACGCTGCCACCGCCATCAACAGCACCAGCTTCTGCACGTCGGCACGCGACGCCTTCGTCATCCTGGTGGAGAACGCGCTGCGTGTCGCCACCATCAACGCCATCGGAGACTTCGTGCTGTTCCTGGGGAAG GTGCTGATCATGACCATGACGGCGTTTGCCGGCGTGCTGCTGCTCAACTCCCAGCGCGACTACGCGGAGTGGCTGCTGCCGCTAGCCATCGTTAGCCTGTTCTCCTTCCTGGTGGCCCACTGCTTCCTGTCCGTGTTCGAGATCGTGGTGGACGTGCTGTTCCTCTGCTTCGCCGTCGACACCAAGTACAACGACGGCTCGCCGGGACGGGAGTTCTTCATGGACAAGGCCCTGATG GAGTTCGTGGAGAGCAGCCGGCGGTTGGAGCGCGCGGCGGAGCGTGGGCGGAGCCGGGTGAAGGAGGCGGAGATGAAGCCCATG AAGTACTTTCGCCGCCGGCGCCGGGTCTAG
- the slc44a1b gene encoding choline transporter-like protein 1 isoform X4 has protein sequence MDPKRLSSGSQQQVRLRIKRTKREWRPLEDRSCTDLPWFLLFTVFCVGMGCICGFTVATGGAARLILGYDSYGNTCSRRNEQIEGVRLSGLDHTDRKFVFFLDPCNIDLVQRKIRSAALCVSQCPPQELKTYQDLKTFAMVNGSELCSYELAGHKYPGHPDRFTRCPKLPVPPSKPLPLFRRCTPVDVSCYARFAEAVVTFVGDASVLHRLIAGVVASKEIIAGLCVLALVLSMILMVIIRYISAVLVWILTCLVVLGSLAGTGVLWWLYIDHRLHGNATAASSPAPREAKDQPEIGDGGQALLVYAVAASVFTVILLLLMLFMRKRVALTVALFHVAGKVFLHLPLLALQPFITFLALLLFWLYWTLVLLFLGTTGNPEQNEETGLIEFRLTGPLQYLPWYHFLGLVWISEFILACQQMTVAGAVVTYYFTRDKNRLPVTPILSSVLRLVRYHLGTVAKGSFIITLVKVPRLVLMYLHNQLKGRENVCARCLLKSCICCLWCLEKCLNYLNQNAYAATAINSTSFCTSARDAFVILVENALRVATINAIGDFVLFLGKVLIMTMTAFAGVLLLNSQRDYAEWLLPLAIVSLFSFLVAHCFLSVFEIVVDVLFLCFAVDTKYNDGSPGREFFMDKALMEFVESSRRLERAAERGRSRVKEAEMKPMAPGTSSA, from the exons GGCTGCATCTGCGGCTTCACCGTGGCCACCGGAGGAGCCGCCCGGCTGATTCTGGGCTACGACAGCTACGGAAACACCTGCAGTCGACGCAACGAGCAGATCGAGGGAGTTCGGCTGAGCGGCCTGGACCACACCGACAGGAA GTTCGTGTTCTTCCTGGATCCCTGCAACATCGATCTGGTCCAGAGGAAGATCAGGTCTGCAGCTCTGTGCGTCTCCCAGTGCCCCCCCCAGGAACTGAAGACCTACCAGGACCTGAAGACGTTCGCCATGGTCAACG GGTCGGAGCTCTGCTCCTACGAGTTGGCGGGTCACAAGTATCCGGGTCATCCGGACCGGTTCACCAGGTGTCCCAAACTACCGGTTCCCCCGAG CAAGCCGCTGCCTCTCTTCCGCCGCTGTACCCCGGTGGACGTGTCCTGCTATGCCCGCTTCGCTGAGGCCGTCGTCACCTTCGTGGGCGACGCCAGCGTCCTGCACCGGCTTATCGCCGGCGTCGTGGCCAGCAAGGAGATCATCGCCGGGCTCTGCGTGCTGGCTCTGG TCCTGTCCATGATCCTCATGGTGATCATCCGCTACATCTCCGCCGTGCTGGTCTGGATCCTGACCTGCCTGGTGGTGCTGGGATCCCTGG CGGGTACCGGCGTGCTCTGGTGGCTCTACATCGACCACCGTCTCCATGGAAACGCCACGGCCGCGTCGTCGCCGGCGCCGCGGGAGGCCAAGGATCAGCCGGAGATCGGGGATGGCGGCCAGGCGCTGCTGGTTTACGCCGTAGCGGCCTCCGTGTTCACC gtgatcctgctgctgctgatgctgttcATGAGGAAGCGCGTGGCTCTAACGGTGGCGTTGTTCCACGTAGCGGGGAAGGTTTTCCTGCACCTGCCGCTGCTGGCGCTGCAGCCGTTCATCACCTTCCTGGCCCTGCTGCTGTTCTGGCTGTACTGGACCCTGGTGCTGCTGTTCCTGGGGACCACCG GGAACCCGGAGCAGAACGAGGAGACGGGTCTGATCGAGTTCCGGCTGACGGGCCCGCTGCAGTACCTGCCCTGGTACCACTTCCTGGGCCTGGTCTGGATCAGCGAGTTCATCCTGGCCTGCCAGCAGATGACGGTGGCTGGCGCCGTCGTCACCTACTACTTCACCAGGGACAAGAACCGCCtgccggtgacgccgatcctgTCGTCGGTGCTGCGGCTGGTCCGGTACCACCTGGGAACCGTCGCTAAGGGCTCCTTCATCATCACGCTGGTCAAGGTCCCGCGGCTAGTGCTAATGTACCTGCACAACCAGCTCAAAGGACGG GAGAACGTCTGTGCTCGTTGTCTGCTCAAGTCCTGCATCTGCTGCCTGTGGTGTCTGGAGAAATGCCTCAACTATCTCAATCAG AACGCGTACGCTGCCACCGCCATCAACAGCACCAGCTTCTGCACGTCGGCACGCGACGCCTTCGTCATCCTGGTGGAGAACGCGCTGCGTGTCGCCACCATCAACGCCATCGGAGACTTCGTGCTGTTCCTGGGGAAG GTGCTGATCATGACCATGACGGCGTTTGCCGGCGTGCTGCTGCTCAACTCCCAGCGCGACTACGCGGAGTGGCTGCTGCCGCTAGCCATCGTTAGCCTGTTCTCCTTCCTGGTGGCCCACTGCTTCCTGTCCGTGTTCGAGATCGTGGTGGACGTGCTGTTCCTCTGCTTCGCCGTCGACACCAAGTACAACGACGGCTCGCCGGGACGGGAGTTCTTCATGGACAAGGCCCTGATG GAGTTCGTGGAGAGCAGCCGGCGGTTGGAGCGCGCGGCGGAGCGTGGGCGGAGCCGGGTGAAGGAGGCGGAGATGAAGCCCATG GCTCCGGGGACGAGTTCAGCTTGA
- the slc44a1b gene encoding choline transporter-like protein 1 isoform X1: MDPKRLSSGSQQQVRLRIKRTKREWRPLEDRSCTDLPWFLLFTVFCVGMGCICGFTVATGGAARLILGYDSYGNTCSRRNEQIEGVRLSGLDHTDRKFVFFLDPCNIDLVQRKIRSAALCVSQCPPQELKTYQDLKTFAMVNGSELCSYELAGHKYPGHPDRFTRCPKLPVPPSKPLPLFRRCTPVDVSCYARFAEAVVTFVGDASVLHRLIAGVVASKEIIAGLCVLALVLSMILMVIIRYISAVLVWILTCLVVLGSLAGTGVLWWLYIDHRLHGNATAASSPAPREAKDQPEIGDGGQALLVYAVAASVFTVILLLLMLFMRKRVALTVALFHVAGKVFLHLPLLALQPFITFLALLLFWLYWTLVLLFLGTTGNPEQNEETGLIEFRLTGPLQYLPWYHFLGLVWISEFILACQQMTVAGAVVTYYFTRDKNRLPVTPILSSVLRLVRYHLGTVAKGSFIITLVKVPRLVLMYLHNQLKGRENVCARCLLKSCICCLWCLEKCLNYLNQNAYAATAINSTSFCTSARDAFVILVENALRVATINAIGDFVLFLGKVLIMTMTAFAGVLLLNSQRDYAEWLLPLAIVSLFSFLVAHCFLSVFEIVVDVLFLCFAVDTKYNDGSPGREFFMDKALMEFVESSRRLERAAERGRSRVKEAEMKPMVSECGGGVASPEGAGPGGQGGEWAELQEFQVYYLLVGVLVDWALAEPRDLVLVLSEDVLLFLLVYLPASTLFLVVALLRAPGPAPLAAGPAPLAKAAQAAGSAAIAS, encoded by the exons GGCTGCATCTGCGGCTTCACCGTGGCCACCGGAGGAGCCGCCCGGCTGATTCTGGGCTACGACAGCTACGGAAACACCTGCAGTCGACGCAACGAGCAGATCGAGGGAGTTCGGCTGAGCGGCCTGGACCACACCGACAGGAA GTTCGTGTTCTTCCTGGATCCCTGCAACATCGATCTGGTCCAGAGGAAGATCAGGTCTGCAGCTCTGTGCGTCTCCCAGTGCCCCCCCCAGGAACTGAAGACCTACCAGGACCTGAAGACGTTCGCCATGGTCAACG GGTCGGAGCTCTGCTCCTACGAGTTGGCGGGTCACAAGTATCCGGGTCATCCGGACCGGTTCACCAGGTGTCCCAAACTACCGGTTCCCCCGAG CAAGCCGCTGCCTCTCTTCCGCCGCTGTACCCCGGTGGACGTGTCCTGCTATGCCCGCTTCGCTGAGGCCGTCGTCACCTTCGTGGGCGACGCCAGCGTCCTGCACCGGCTTATCGCCGGCGTCGTGGCCAGCAAGGAGATCATCGCCGGGCTCTGCGTGCTGGCTCTGG TCCTGTCCATGATCCTCATGGTGATCATCCGCTACATCTCCGCCGTGCTGGTCTGGATCCTGACCTGCCTGGTGGTGCTGGGATCCCTGG CGGGTACCGGCGTGCTCTGGTGGCTCTACATCGACCACCGTCTCCATGGAAACGCCACGGCCGCGTCGTCGCCGGCGCCGCGGGAGGCCAAGGATCAGCCGGAGATCGGGGATGGCGGCCAGGCGCTGCTGGTTTACGCCGTAGCGGCCTCCGTGTTCACC gtgatcctgctgctgctgatgctgttcATGAGGAAGCGCGTGGCTCTAACGGTGGCGTTGTTCCACGTAGCGGGGAAGGTTTTCCTGCACCTGCCGCTGCTGGCGCTGCAGCCGTTCATCACCTTCCTGGCCCTGCTGCTGTTCTGGCTGTACTGGACCCTGGTGCTGCTGTTCCTGGGGACCACCG GGAACCCGGAGCAGAACGAGGAGACGGGTCTGATCGAGTTCCGGCTGACGGGCCCGCTGCAGTACCTGCCCTGGTACCACTTCCTGGGCCTGGTCTGGATCAGCGAGTTCATCCTGGCCTGCCAGCAGATGACGGTGGCTGGCGCCGTCGTCACCTACTACTTCACCAGGGACAAGAACCGCCtgccggtgacgccgatcctgTCGTCGGTGCTGCGGCTGGTCCGGTACCACCTGGGAACCGTCGCTAAGGGCTCCTTCATCATCACGCTGGTCAAGGTCCCGCGGCTAGTGCTAATGTACCTGCACAACCAGCTCAAAGGACGG GAGAACGTCTGTGCTCGTTGTCTGCTCAAGTCCTGCATCTGCTGCCTGTGGTGTCTGGAGAAATGCCTCAACTATCTCAATCAG AACGCGTACGCTGCCACCGCCATCAACAGCACCAGCTTCTGCACGTCGGCACGCGACGCCTTCGTCATCCTGGTGGAGAACGCGCTGCGTGTCGCCACCATCAACGCCATCGGAGACTTCGTGCTGTTCCTGGGGAAG GTGCTGATCATGACCATGACGGCGTTTGCCGGCGTGCTGCTGCTCAACTCCCAGCGCGACTACGCGGAGTGGCTGCTGCCGCTAGCCATCGTTAGCCTGTTCTCCTTCCTGGTGGCCCACTGCTTCCTGTCCGTGTTCGAGATCGTGGTGGACGTGCTGTTCCTCTGCTTCGCCGTCGACACCAAGTACAACGACGGCTCGCCGGGACGGGAGTTCTTCATGGACAAGGCCCTGATG GAGTTCGTGGAGAGCAGCCGGCGGTTGGAGCGCGCGGCGGAGCGTGGGCGGAGCCGGGTGAAGGAGGCGGAGATGAAGCCCATGGTGAGTGAGTGCGGAGGGGGCGTGGCTAgcccggagggggcggggccgggggGCCAGGgcggggagtgggcggagctccAGGAGTTCCAGGTGTACTACCTGCTGGTGGGCGTCCTGGTGGACTGGGCGCTGGCGGAGCCGCGGGACTTGGTGCTGGTGCTCAGCGAGGACGTGCTGCTCTTCCTGCTCGTGTACCTGCCGGCCTCCACCCTCTTCCTGGTGGTGGCGCTGCTGCGGGcgccaggccccgcccccctcgctgcaggccccgcccccctcgcCAAAGCCGCCCAAGCCGCCGGCTCCGCCGCCATCGCTAGCTGA
- the slc44a1b gene encoding choline transporter-like protein 1 isoform X2, whose protein sequence is MGCCGSAERTKREWRPLEDRSCTDLPWFLLFTVFCVGMGCICGFTVATGGAARLILGYDSYGNTCSRRNEQIEGVRLSGLDHTDRKFVFFLDPCNIDLVQRKIRSAALCVSQCPPQELKTYQDLKTFAMVNGSELCSYELAGHKYPGHPDRFTRCPKLPVPPSKPLPLFRRCTPVDVSCYARFAEAVVTFVGDASVLHRLIAGVVASKEIIAGLCVLALVLSMILMVIIRYISAVLVWILTCLVVLGSLAGTGVLWWLYIDHRLHGNATAASSPAPREAKDQPEIGDGGQALLVYAVAASVFTVILLLLMLFMRKRVALTVALFHVAGKVFLHLPLLALQPFITFLALLLFWLYWTLVLLFLGTTGNPEQNEETGLIEFRLTGPLQYLPWYHFLGLVWISEFILACQQMTVAGAVVTYYFTRDKNRLPVTPILSSVLRLVRYHLGTVAKGSFIITLVKVPRLVLMYLHNQLKGRENVCARCLLKSCICCLWCLEKCLNYLNQNAYAATAINSTSFCTSARDAFVILVENALRVATINAIGDFVLFLGKVLIMTMTAFAGVLLLNSQRDYAEWLLPLAIVSLFSFLVAHCFLSVFEIVVDVLFLCFAVDTKYNDGSPGREFFMDKALMEFVESSRRLERAAERGRSRVKEAEMKPMVSECGGGVASPEGAGPGGQGGEWAELQEFQVYYLLVGVLVDWALAEPRDLVLVLSEDVLLFLLVYLPASTLFLVVALLRAPGPAPLAAGPAPLAKAAQAAGSAAIAS, encoded by the exons GGCTGCATCTGCGGCTTCACCGTGGCCACCGGAGGAGCCGCCCGGCTGATTCTGGGCTACGACAGCTACGGAAACACCTGCAGTCGACGCAACGAGCAGATCGAGGGAGTTCGGCTGAGCGGCCTGGACCACACCGACAGGAA GTTCGTGTTCTTCCTGGATCCCTGCAACATCGATCTGGTCCAGAGGAAGATCAGGTCTGCAGCTCTGTGCGTCTCCCAGTGCCCCCCCCAGGAACTGAAGACCTACCAGGACCTGAAGACGTTCGCCATGGTCAACG GGTCGGAGCTCTGCTCCTACGAGTTGGCGGGTCACAAGTATCCGGGTCATCCGGACCGGTTCACCAGGTGTCCCAAACTACCGGTTCCCCCGAG CAAGCCGCTGCCTCTCTTCCGCCGCTGTACCCCGGTGGACGTGTCCTGCTATGCCCGCTTCGCTGAGGCCGTCGTCACCTTCGTGGGCGACGCCAGCGTCCTGCACCGGCTTATCGCCGGCGTCGTGGCCAGCAAGGAGATCATCGCCGGGCTCTGCGTGCTGGCTCTGG TCCTGTCCATGATCCTCATGGTGATCATCCGCTACATCTCCGCCGTGCTGGTCTGGATCCTGACCTGCCTGGTGGTGCTGGGATCCCTGG CGGGTACCGGCGTGCTCTGGTGGCTCTACATCGACCACCGTCTCCATGGAAACGCCACGGCCGCGTCGTCGCCGGCGCCGCGGGAGGCCAAGGATCAGCCGGAGATCGGGGATGGCGGCCAGGCGCTGCTGGTTTACGCCGTAGCGGCCTCCGTGTTCACC gtgatcctgctgctgctgatgctgttcATGAGGAAGCGCGTGGCTCTAACGGTGGCGTTGTTCCACGTAGCGGGGAAGGTTTTCCTGCACCTGCCGCTGCTGGCGCTGCAGCCGTTCATCACCTTCCTGGCCCTGCTGCTGTTCTGGCTGTACTGGACCCTGGTGCTGCTGTTCCTGGGGACCACCG GGAACCCGGAGCAGAACGAGGAGACGGGTCTGATCGAGTTCCGGCTGACGGGCCCGCTGCAGTACCTGCCCTGGTACCACTTCCTGGGCCTGGTCTGGATCAGCGAGTTCATCCTGGCCTGCCAGCAGATGACGGTGGCTGGCGCCGTCGTCACCTACTACTTCACCAGGGACAAGAACCGCCtgccggtgacgccgatcctgTCGTCGGTGCTGCGGCTGGTCCGGTACCACCTGGGAACCGTCGCTAAGGGCTCCTTCATCATCACGCTGGTCAAGGTCCCGCGGCTAGTGCTAATGTACCTGCACAACCAGCTCAAAGGACGG GAGAACGTCTGTGCTCGTTGTCTGCTCAAGTCCTGCATCTGCTGCCTGTGGTGTCTGGAGAAATGCCTCAACTATCTCAATCAG AACGCGTACGCTGCCACCGCCATCAACAGCACCAGCTTCTGCACGTCGGCACGCGACGCCTTCGTCATCCTGGTGGAGAACGCGCTGCGTGTCGCCACCATCAACGCCATCGGAGACTTCGTGCTGTTCCTGGGGAAG GTGCTGATCATGACCATGACGGCGTTTGCCGGCGTGCTGCTGCTCAACTCCCAGCGCGACTACGCGGAGTGGCTGCTGCCGCTAGCCATCGTTAGCCTGTTCTCCTTCCTGGTGGCCCACTGCTTCCTGTCCGTGTTCGAGATCGTGGTGGACGTGCTGTTCCTCTGCTTCGCCGTCGACACCAAGTACAACGACGGCTCGCCGGGACGGGAGTTCTTCATGGACAAGGCCCTGATG GAGTTCGTGGAGAGCAGCCGGCGGTTGGAGCGCGCGGCGGAGCGTGGGCGGAGCCGGGTGAAGGAGGCGGAGATGAAGCCCATGGTGAGTGAGTGCGGAGGGGGCGTGGCTAgcccggagggggcggggccgggggGCCAGGgcggggagtgggcggagctccAGGAGTTCCAGGTGTACTACCTGCTGGTGGGCGTCCTGGTGGACTGGGCGCTGGCGGAGCCGCGGGACTTGGTGCTGGTGCTCAGCGAGGACGTGCTGCTCTTCCTGCTCGTGTACCTGCCGGCCTCCACCCTCTTCCTGGTGGTGGCGCTGCTGCGGGcgccaggccccgcccccctcgctgcaggccccgcccccctcgcCAAAGCCGCCCAAGCCGCCGGCTCCGCCGCCATCGCTAGCTGA
- the slc44a1b gene encoding choline transporter-like protein 1 isoform X5: MVNGSELCSYELAGHKYPGHPDRFTRCPKLPVPPSKPLPLFRRCTPVDVSCYARFAEAVVTFVGDASVLHRLIAGVVASKEIIAGLCVLALVLSMILMVIIRYISAVLVWILTCLVVLGSLAGTGVLWWLYIDHRLHGNATAASSPAPREAKDQPEIGDGGQALLVYAVAASVFTVILLLLMLFMRKRVALTVALFHVAGKVFLHLPLLALQPFITFLALLLFWLYWTLVLLFLGTTGNPEQNEETGLIEFRLTGPLQYLPWYHFLGLVWISEFILACQQMTVAGAVVTYYFTRDKNRLPVTPILSSVLRLVRYHLGTVAKGSFIITLVKVPRLVLMYLHNQLKGRENVCARCLLKSCICCLWCLEKCLNYLNQNAYAATAINSTSFCTSARDAFVILVENALRVATINAIGDFVLFLGKVLIMTMTAFAGVLLLNSQRDYAEWLLPLAIVSLFSFLVAHCFLSVFEIVVDVLFLCFAVDTKYNDGSPGREFFMDKALMEFVESSRRLERAAERGRSRVKEAEMKPMVSECGGGVASPEGAGPGGQGGEWAELQEFQVYYLLVGVLVDWALAEPRDLVLVLSEDVLLFLLVYLPASTLFLVVALLRAPGPAPLAAGPAPLAKAAQAAGSAAIAS; encoded by the exons ATGGTCAacg GGTCGGAGCTCTGCTCCTACGAGTTGGCGGGTCACAAGTATCCGGGTCATCCGGACCGGTTCACCAGGTGTCCCAAACTACCGGTTCCCCCGAG CAAGCCGCTGCCTCTCTTCCGCCGCTGTACCCCGGTGGACGTGTCCTGCTATGCCCGCTTCGCTGAGGCCGTCGTCACCTTCGTGGGCGACGCCAGCGTCCTGCACCGGCTTATCGCCGGCGTCGTGGCCAGCAAGGAGATCATCGCCGGGCTCTGCGTGCTGGCTCTGG TCCTGTCCATGATCCTCATGGTGATCATCCGCTACATCTCCGCCGTGCTGGTCTGGATCCTGACCTGCCTGGTGGTGCTGGGATCCCTGG CGGGTACCGGCGTGCTCTGGTGGCTCTACATCGACCACCGTCTCCATGGAAACGCCACGGCCGCGTCGTCGCCGGCGCCGCGGGAGGCCAAGGATCAGCCGGAGATCGGGGATGGCGGCCAGGCGCTGCTGGTTTACGCCGTAGCGGCCTCCGTGTTCACC gtgatcctgctgctgctgatgctgttcATGAGGAAGCGCGTGGCTCTAACGGTGGCGTTGTTCCACGTAGCGGGGAAGGTTTTCCTGCACCTGCCGCTGCTGGCGCTGCAGCCGTTCATCACCTTCCTGGCCCTGCTGCTGTTCTGGCTGTACTGGACCCTGGTGCTGCTGTTCCTGGGGACCACCG GGAACCCGGAGCAGAACGAGGAGACGGGTCTGATCGAGTTCCGGCTGACGGGCCCGCTGCAGTACCTGCCCTGGTACCACTTCCTGGGCCTGGTCTGGATCAGCGAGTTCATCCTGGCCTGCCAGCAGATGACGGTGGCTGGCGCCGTCGTCACCTACTACTTCACCAGGGACAAGAACCGCCtgccggtgacgccgatcctgTCGTCGGTGCTGCGGCTGGTCCGGTACCACCTGGGAACCGTCGCTAAGGGCTCCTTCATCATCACGCTGGTCAAGGTCCCGCGGCTAGTGCTAATGTACCTGCACAACCAGCTCAAAGGACGG GAGAACGTCTGTGCTCGTTGTCTGCTCAAGTCCTGCATCTGCTGCCTGTGGTGTCTGGAGAAATGCCTCAACTATCTCAATCAG AACGCGTACGCTGCCACCGCCATCAACAGCACCAGCTTCTGCACGTCGGCACGCGACGCCTTCGTCATCCTGGTGGAGAACGCGCTGCGTGTCGCCACCATCAACGCCATCGGAGACTTCGTGCTGTTCCTGGGGAAG GTGCTGATCATGACCATGACGGCGTTTGCCGGCGTGCTGCTGCTCAACTCCCAGCGCGACTACGCGGAGTGGCTGCTGCCGCTAGCCATCGTTAGCCTGTTCTCCTTCCTGGTGGCCCACTGCTTCCTGTCCGTGTTCGAGATCGTGGTGGACGTGCTGTTCCTCTGCTTCGCCGTCGACACCAAGTACAACGACGGCTCGCCGGGACGGGAGTTCTTCATGGACAAGGCCCTGATG GAGTTCGTGGAGAGCAGCCGGCGGTTGGAGCGCGCGGCGGAGCGTGGGCGGAGCCGGGTGAAGGAGGCGGAGATGAAGCCCATGGTGAGTGAGTGCGGAGGGGGCGTGGCTAgcccggagggggcggggccgggggGCCAGGgcggggagtgggcggagctccAGGAGTTCCAGGTGTACTACCTGCTGGTGGGCGTCCTGGTGGACTGGGCGCTGGCGGAGCCGCGGGACTTGGTGCTGGTGCTCAGCGAGGACGTGCTGCTCTTCCTGCTCGTGTACCTGCCGGCCTCCACCCTCTTCCTGGTGGTGGCGCTGCTGCGGGcgccaggccccgcccccctcgctgcaggccccgcccccctcgcCAAAGCCGCCCAAGCCGCCGGCTCCGCCGCCATCGCTAGCTGA